One segment of Candidatus Cybelea sp. DNA contains the following:
- a CDS encoding LCP family protein produces MSIKVKIAIVAGLIVLALISTVTGYSVVEHRNPVTALTQIFVPPPEQVFGKDNLLVLVEGLDYDYTAKDEEFSTNSRSDVIWAVNLDFANKRIYQLSIPRDMIATMPNGTQAKINQAQSDGGVKEAKTVIAQWLGIPGFDRYVVLRIDASKEFITAIGGVNLYVKTSDCLWHKTGCTGGTLDYDDTWGHLHIHLKEGMQHLSGEQAVAYMRYRHDWCSDPCRIMRQQQVMRAVADKVRGDRLNTLMHLGDLLAVFQKYVQTDFTNQELISLATHFQGVANGSIVSKQVPYTDDVNLPGYGDSLVPDTKARAQLVAQMLTPAAEPIASPSAMALAAIPPSTLRVDVENGSAVSGAARRVAAKLKHAGFAIGEVGNADRSDYSTTEIHEHSSVVYAGARVREALPAGVHEAVVVADSSAAPSAAPTDPATTASDVTVIVGNDLATSLSLTAAQDRPL; encoded by the coding sequence TTGAGTATTAAAGTCAAAATCGCGATCGTCGCCGGTTTGATCGTGCTCGCGCTGATCTCGACGGTGACGGGCTACTCGGTCGTCGAACATCGCAATCCGGTCACGGCGCTGACGCAGATCTTCGTGCCGCCGCCGGAACAGGTTTTCGGAAAAGATAACCTGCTCGTGCTTGTCGAGGGCCTCGACTACGACTACACCGCTAAAGACGAAGAGTTTTCCACCAATTCGCGCAGCGACGTCATCTGGGCGGTCAATCTCGATTTCGCGAACAAGCGCATCTACCAGCTCTCGATTCCGCGCGACATGATCGCGACGATGCCCAACGGCACGCAGGCGAAGATCAATCAGGCGCAATCGGACGGCGGCGTCAAAGAGGCCAAGACCGTCATCGCGCAGTGGCTAGGGATTCCCGGCTTCGACCGCTACGTAGTGCTGCGCATCGACGCGTCCAAAGAGTTCATTACCGCGATCGGCGGCGTCAATCTGTACGTGAAGACCTCGGACTGTCTGTGGCACAAGACGGGCTGCACCGGCGGCACGCTCGACTACGACGATACCTGGGGGCATCTGCACATCCACCTCAAGGAGGGAATGCAGCACCTCAGCGGCGAGCAGGCCGTCGCGTACATGCGGTATCGCCACGACTGGTGCAGCGATCCGTGCCGCATCATGCGCCAGCAGCAAGTGATGCGCGCGGTGGCCGATAAAGTCCGCGGCGACCGCCTCAACACGCTGATGCACCTCGGCGACCTCTTGGCGGTCTTCCAGAAGTACGTGCAGACCGATTTCACCAATCAAGAGCTGATCTCGCTCGCGACGCATTTCCAAGGGGTCGCGAATGGATCGATCGTCAGCAAACAAGTGCCGTACACCGATGACGTGAACTTGCCCGGGTACGGCGACTCGCTGGTTCCCGATACGAAGGCGCGCGCTCAGCTGGTCGCGCAGATGCTGACGCCCGCGGCGGAACCGATCGCCTCGCCGAGTGCGATGGCGCTCGCGGCGATTCCGCCCTCGACGCTGCGCGTGGACGTCGAGAACGGCAGCGCGGTCAGCGGCGCGGCCCGCCGTGTCGCCGCGAAACTCAAACACGCCGGATTTGCGATTGGTGAGGTGGGCAATGCCGATCGTTCCGATTACTCCACGACCGAGATCCACGAACACTCCAGCGTCGTTTATGCCGGAGCACGCGTTCGTGAAGCGCTGCCGGCGGGCGTGCACGAGGCGGTCGTCGTTGCGGACTCGTCGGCAGCGCCGAGCGCGGCGCCGACCGACCCCGCGACGACCGCGAGCGATGTGACCGTGATCGTCGGCAACGATTTGGCGACGAGCCTGTCGCTGACCGCCGCGCAGGATCGCCCATTGTGA
- the secA gene encoding preprotein translocase subunit SecA: protein MAFLKTLVDGNEREVARLRRTARAVNVFDEQFSALPDAELQAKTAEFKNRLEQGESLDAMLPEVFAVVREAGKRTVGMRHFDVQIMGGQVLYEGRIAEMKTGEGKTLVATLPVYARALEGRGVHVVTVNDYLARRDADWMGAIYQYLGLSVGVIQHGLDSGERRAAYNCDVTYATNNEVGFDYLRDNMAWQVEDLVQRELYFALVDEVDSILIDEARTPLIISGPSQEATELYEKFAQIIPRLKKTEDFTVDEKAHAVPITEAGVARVEKMLGIQNLYDQRNIELTHQLNAALRAWNLFHRDQQYIVKDGEVIIVDEFTGRLMLGRRYSDGIHQAIEAKEGIKVRGEDQTLATITFQNLFRLYEHLAGMTGTAKTEEREFRDIYGLDVVVVPTNMPMVRKDNSDIVYKSERAKFEAVVDEIIEEYKKGRPVLVGTRSIEKSELLATMLRRKGVECNVLNAKYHEQEAEIIKDAGQDAQVTIATNMAGRGTDIKLGEGVAQNGGLHIIGTERHESRRIDNQLRGRSGRQGDPGSSRFYVSLEDEVMRLFGGERMTNIMERVGFTDEQPIESGLVSKSIQRAQGKVEAHNYEIRKHVLEYDDVMNKQRGVIYADRRANLEGTFDSRTFMLQTLEAKVDEAVEENAPENAHPSEWDFEEMLNALELVFPLKRSTSVSDLAGKDREEIRRLLHGKAIEAYEAKEKEVTPEILRAVEQKYLLLPIIDRQWVDHLYVMDHLKTGIGLRGYGQKDPRVEYEKEAFEIFESLKNNIADEAIKGVFRVVIEQGPPPQELQPYPQGPQFEPIPSGEVIPQPVTVGGNVSSSGLEQILGPAPGTGRRVAQFHTNKDDEEPAKPVQRDQPKVGRNEMCPCGSGKKFKRCHGAAA from the coding sequence ATGGCATTTCTCAAGACTCTAGTTGACGGTAACGAACGGGAAGTGGCGCGCCTCCGGCGCACCGCCCGTGCCGTCAATGTGTTCGACGAGCAGTTCTCGGCGCTGCCCGATGCCGAGCTGCAAGCCAAGACCGCCGAGTTCAAGAACCGGCTCGAGCAGGGTGAATCGCTCGATGCGATGCTGCCCGAAGTCTTCGCCGTCGTGCGCGAGGCCGGCAAACGCACGGTCGGCATGCGCCACTTCGACGTTCAGATCATGGGCGGCCAGGTGCTCTACGAGGGCCGGATCGCCGAGATGAAGACCGGCGAAGGCAAGACGCTGGTCGCAACGCTGCCCGTCTACGCGCGCGCGCTGGAAGGGCGCGGCGTGCACGTCGTGACCGTCAACGATTACCTTGCTCGCCGCGACGCCGACTGGATGGGCGCGATCTACCAATATCTCGGGCTGAGCGTCGGCGTGATCCAGCACGGGCTCGACTCCGGTGAGCGCCGCGCCGCGTACAACTGTGACGTCACCTACGCGACGAACAACGAAGTCGGCTTCGACTACCTGCGCGACAACATGGCGTGGCAGGTCGAAGACTTGGTACAGCGCGAGCTGTACTTCGCACTCGTTGACGAGGTCGATTCGATCCTCATCGATGAGGCGCGGACGCCGCTGATTATCAGCGGCCCGTCGCAAGAGGCTACCGAGCTCTACGAGAAGTTCGCCCAAATTATTCCGCGGCTGAAGAAGACCGAAGACTTTACGGTAGACGAGAAGGCGCACGCGGTTCCGATTACCGAAGCCGGCGTCGCGCGCGTCGAGAAGATGCTCGGCATCCAGAACCTGTACGATCAGCGCAACATCGAGCTGACCCATCAGCTCAACGCCGCGCTGCGCGCCTGGAACCTCTTCCATCGCGACCAGCAGTACATCGTCAAAGACGGCGAAGTGATCATCGTCGACGAGTTTACGGGCCGGCTGATGCTCGGCCGGCGCTACTCCGACGGCATCCATCAGGCGATCGAGGCGAAGGAAGGCATTAAGGTTCGCGGCGAGGACCAGACGCTCGCGACGATCACCTTCCAGAATCTTTTTCGCCTCTACGAACACCTCGCCGGAATGACCGGTACGGCCAAGACGGAAGAACGCGAATTCCGCGACATCTACGGCTTGGACGTCGTCGTCGTGCCGACGAACATGCCGATGGTTCGCAAAGATAACTCCGATATCGTTTACAAGTCGGAGCGCGCCAAGTTCGAGGCGGTCGTCGACGAGATCATCGAGGAGTATAAGAAGGGCCGCCCCGTGCTCGTCGGCACGCGCTCGATCGAGAAGAGCGAACTGCTCGCTACCATGCTGCGGCGTAAGGGCGTGGAATGCAACGTCCTCAACGCCAAGTACCACGAACAGGAAGCCGAGATCATCAAAGATGCCGGGCAGGACGCCCAGGTGACGATTGCCACCAACATGGCGGGCCGCGGCACCGACATCAAGCTCGGCGAGGGGGTCGCGCAAAATGGCGGCCTGCACATCATCGGTACGGAACGGCACGAGTCGCGGCGGATCGACAATCAGCTGCGCGGCCGCTCGGGCCGGCAAGGCGACCCAGGGTCGTCGCGCTTTTACGTATCGCTCGAGGACGAAGTGATGCGTCTCTTCGGCGGCGAGCGCATGACCAACATCATGGAGCGTGTGGGATTCACCGACGAACAGCCGATCGAATCCGGCCTCGTGTCGAAATCGATTCAGCGGGCTCAGGGCAAGGTCGAAGCGCACAACTACGAGATTCGAAAGCACGTCCTCGAGTACGACGACGTGATGAACAAACAGCGCGGCGTGATCTACGCGGACCGTCGAGCGAATCTCGAAGGAACCTTCGACTCGCGCACCTTCATGCTGCAGACGCTCGAGGCGAAAGTCGATGAGGCCGTCGAAGAGAACGCGCCGGAAAACGCGCACCCGAGCGAGTGGGATTTCGAGGAGATGCTCAACGCGCTCGAACTGGTCTTTCCGCTAAAGCGCTCGACCAGCGTCTCCGACTTGGCGGGGAAGGACCGCGAAGAAATTCGCCGGTTGCTGCACGGCAAAGCGATCGAAGCCTACGAGGCCAAGGAGAAGGAAGTAACGCCCGAGATTCTGCGGGCGGTCGAGCAGAAGTATCTGCTGTTGCCGATCATCGATCGCCAGTGGGTCGATCACCTGTACGTGATGGATCACCTCAAAACCGGAATCGGCCTACGCGGCTACGGTCAAAAAGATCCACGCGTCGAGTATGAGAAGGAAGCCTTCGAAATCTTCGAATCGCTGAAGAACAACATCGCCGACGAAGCGATCAAAGGTGTCTTCCGCGTCGTTATCGAGCAAGGGCCGCCGCCGCAAGAGCTTCAGCCGTATCCGCAAGGCCCGCAGTTCGAACCGATTCCCTCGGGCGAAGTCATCCCCCAACCGGTCACGGTCGGCGGCAACGTATCATCATCGGGCCTCGAGCAAATCCTGGGACCCGCTCCCGGCACCGGGCGCCGCGTTGCGCAGTTCCACACCAACAAAGACGACGAAGAACCGGCGAAACCGGTCCAACGCGATCAACCGAAAGTCGGCAGAAACGAAATGTGCCCCTGCGGCAGCGGAAAAAAATTCAAACGCTGCCACGGGGCCGCAGCCTAA
- a CDS encoding YajQ family cyclic di-GMP-binding protein: MASESSFDVVSRVDPQELDNALNQTRKEIENRFDFKNSKTSIEYDGKKITLISDDELKMRNVVDVFGAKAVRRGIDLKAFEYGEVEPAAGSTVRQVVTPRSGISKDQSRALIAHIKDLKLKVNAQYQDEQVRVSAKNKDDLQKVITSLRAMDFEAPLQFVNYR; the protein is encoded by the coding sequence TTGGCGAGCGAGTCTTCGTTCGACGTGGTCTCGCGTGTGGATCCGCAGGAACTCGATAACGCGCTCAATCAGACGCGAAAAGAGATCGAGAACCGCTTCGATTTCAAGAACAGCAAGACCAGCATCGAATACGACGGCAAGAAGATCACGCTGATCTCCGACGACGAGCTCAAGATGCGCAACGTCGTCGACGTCTTCGGGGCCAAGGCCGTACGGCGCGGAATCGATCTCAAAGCGTTCGAGTACGGCGAAGTGGAACCAGCTGCGGGCAGCACGGTTCGCCAGGTCGTCACGCCGCGCAGCGGCATATCGAAGGATCAAAGCAGAGCGCTGATCGCGCACATCAAGGATTTGAAGCTCAAAGTAAACGCACAATACCAGGACGAGCAAGTGCGCGTCTCCGCCAAGAACAAGGACGATCTGCAGAAGGTCATTACATCGCTGCGCGCGATGGATTTCGAAGCTCCGCTGCAGTTCGTCAACTACCGGTAA
- a CDS encoding choice-of-anchor tandem repeat GloVer-containing protein: protein MLHSFGSFPDAESPLAGMLAGKNGEYYGTTQSGGNPGNGAIYEVTAAGSEQVIYSFQSGTDGADPVSTLIMDKKGALYGTSDTGGSSGCEGPGCGTVFKLTPNQQGWTESVLYRFTGGNDGGSPIGGLLMTKRGALLGTTVGGGSGGGVVFELMPSGSTYTETVVHEFSGSPDGLDPTDALVSDSAGNLYGTTSEGGLTTCPSRSSSPGCGTVFKLAPSGSKYSYSVIYRFKGDADGIAPWASLLRGSNGVFYGLTMEGGALGKGTAFELTPKGSRYRETVLYSFKGRSHGAYPRSDLVEDRGGNLYGTTPFGGGAHCRDGCGTVFTLAPSGKTFTEHVLYTFQGPRAGDGAIPLGGVLIDRHRNLLGTTFNGGASHYGTIFSVCCAASSPTLREASP from the coding sequence AAGAACGGCGAGTACTACGGAACCACTCAGAGCGGCGGTAACCCAGGCAACGGGGCGATTTACGAGGTCACGGCTGCCGGCAGCGAGCAAGTAATTTACAGTTTCCAAAGCGGCACAGACGGCGCGGATCCGGTATCCACGTTGATTATGGACAAGAAGGGCGCACTCTACGGTACGAGCGACACCGGCGGCTCATCCGGCTGCGAAGGGCCCGGCTGCGGCACCGTCTTCAAACTCACACCCAACCAACAAGGTTGGACCGAAAGCGTACTCTACCGGTTCACGGGAGGCAACGACGGCGGATCACCGATCGGCGGTCTGCTGATGACCAAGCGCGGAGCACTTCTCGGTACGACGGTTGGTGGTGGGAGCGGCGGGGGCGTCGTCTTCGAGCTTATGCCGTCGGGCTCTACCTACACCGAGACGGTCGTCCACGAGTTTTCAGGCTCTCCCGACGGCCTCGATCCGACCGACGCCCTCGTTTCCGATAGCGCCGGGAACCTATACGGTACCACGTCCGAGGGCGGTCTCACGACGTGCCCGTCTCGGTCAAGCTCACCCGGCTGCGGCACCGTCTTCAAACTGGCTCCGTCGGGTTCGAAGTATTCCTATTCCGTGATCTACCGTTTCAAGGGTGACGCGGACGGAATCGCGCCCTGGGCAAGTCTTCTTCGCGGATCTAACGGTGTATTTTACGGCCTGACTATGGAGGGCGGCGCCCTCGGTAAGGGCACGGCCTTCGAACTGACGCCGAAGGGTTCGCGGTACCGCGAAACGGTGCTCTATTCATTTAAAGGCCGCAGTCACGGCGCGTATCCGCGCTCGGACCTGGTGGAAGACCGCGGCGGAAACCTCTATGGGACGACGCCGTTCGGTGGCGGCGCGCATTGCCGAGATGGCTGTGGCACCGTCTTCACGCTGGCTCCCTCCGGAAAGACTTTCACCGAACACGTGCTCTATACGTTCCAAGGCCCTCGCGCGGGCGACGGCGCGATTCCCCTCGGAGGCGTTCTAATCGACCGCCATCGCAACTTGCTCGGAACCACTTTCAACGGCGGCGCTTCGCATTATGGCACGATCTTCAGCGTTTGTTGCGCGGCGTCGTCCCCGACACTCCGGGAAGCATCACCGTAA
- the mnmA gene encoding tRNA 2-thiouridine(34) synthase MnmA: MVKERVVAAMSGGVDSAVAAGLLLESGYDVVGITMRMYAPSHPAHAKSCCGSSDFDDARRSAAVLGIPHYVLDFEEAFRRTVIERFVSDYAAGRTPNPCVSCNNFVKLGTLAQYADRLGARYVATGHYARIERREDGAHLFRSPSSKDQAYALAQLAPAQLERLLLPLGDLDKAATRSHARRFALPVHDKTESQDICFAEGRSYREVVMRLRPALRDDGAVVASGGERLGKHAGIANYTIGQRALVPASSDGPRYVTRIDPATNTIVVGREDELLSHELRAGELNFIRPERFDGENEVPVRAMIRYRATPAPAKASIDGEGLLKLRFQQAQRAVSPGQLVALLDSETDEVLGGATILPP, translated from the coding sequence ATGGTCAAGGAACGCGTGGTTGCAGCAATGAGCGGGGGCGTGGATTCAGCCGTTGCTGCCGGTTTGCTGCTCGAAAGCGGGTACGACGTCGTCGGCATTACGATGCGGATGTACGCACCCTCGCATCCCGCCCACGCGAAAAGCTGCTGCGGCAGCAGCGACTTCGACGACGCGCGGCGCAGCGCCGCCGTACTCGGCATTCCGCACTACGTGCTCGATTTCGAGGAAGCGTTTCGCCGCACGGTCATCGAGCGCTTCGTCAGCGACTACGCTGCCGGGCGAACGCCGAACCCGTGCGTCTCGTGCAACAACTTCGTCAAGCTCGGAACGCTGGCGCAATACGCCGATCGTTTGGGCGCGCGCTACGTCGCGACCGGCCACTACGCGCGCATCGAACGGCGCGAAGACGGCGCGCATCTCTTTCGCAGTCCCAGCTCAAAGGATCAGGCCTATGCGCTCGCCCAGTTGGCGCCGGCGCAGCTCGAGCGTCTGCTTCTCCCGTTGGGCGACCTCGACAAAGCGGCGACCCGCTCGCACGCGCGCCGTTTCGCATTGCCGGTGCACGATAAAACCGAATCGCAAGACATCTGCTTCGCGGAGGGGCGAAGTTACCGCGAGGTCGTCATGCGCCTGCGCCCGGCCCTGCGCGACGACGGCGCCGTCGTCGCGAGCGGCGGTGAGCGGCTCGGCAAGCACGCCGGGATCGCCAACTATACGATTGGGCAGCGCGCGCTCGTGCCCGCGAGCAGCGACGGTCCGCGCTACGTTACGCGCATCGATCCGGCGACCAACACGATCGTCGTCGGCCGAGAAGACGAGCTGCTCTCCCACGAGCTGCGCGCCGGCGAACTCAACTTCATTCGGCCGGAGCGCTTCGACGGCGAAAACGAGGTGCCGGTGCGCGCGATGATCCGCTATCGCGCGACCCCCGCACCGGCGAAGGCTTCAATCGATGGCGAGGGTCTGCTGAAGCTGCGCTTCCAGCAAGCGCAGCGCGCCGTCTCGCCGGGTCAGCTGGTCGCGCTGCTCGATTCCGAAACCGACGAAGTGCTAGGCGGCGCAACCATCCTGCCGCCCTAA
- a CDS encoding RodZ domain-containing protein encodes MSDAGPENLGERFRAAREARGLLLSDAAEKVRIRAVYLAAIEEENWNTIGAPVYIRGFLRTYARFLALDPEEAVAAFNLTQPEPAAPTGASGSEPERGSAPWRSSLVLWIAGTIAVVLVAFVVYNELTMNRQPVAVEASASPTPSFGASTAPVAPRPAATPAAGPGGANSLAVVLSAPSWLRVTVDGSVSMEGTFPAGTSKTFHGKTALVRIGNAGGVEIYIDGKARGTLGKSGDVVEQAFTL; translated from the coding sequence ATGAGCGACGCTGGACCTGAGAATCTGGGCGAGCGGTTTCGCGCCGCGCGCGAAGCCCGCGGGCTCTTGCTCTCCGACGCCGCCGAGAAGGTCCGCATTCGCGCGGTCTACTTGGCCGCCATCGAGGAAGAGAACTGGAACACGATCGGCGCTCCCGTCTATATTCGCGGCTTTCTGCGCACCTACGCGCGCTTTCTCGCGCTCGATCCCGAGGAGGCGGTGGCCGCCTTCAACCTCACCCAGCCCGAGCCGGCCGCGCCAACCGGCGCCTCCGGATCGGAGCCGGAGCGAGGCTCGGCGCCCTGGCGGAGCAGCCTCGTGCTCTGGATCGCCGGCACGATCGCCGTCGTCTTGGTCGCTTTCGTCGTCTACAACGAGCTGACCATGAATCGTCAGCCGGTCGCCGTCGAGGCCAGCGCGAGCCCCACGCCGAGCTTCGGCGCTTCTACCGCCCCGGTCGCGCCGCGCCCGGCCGCCACCCCGGCGGCAGGGCCAGGGGGCGCCAACTCGCTGGCCGTCGTCCTCTCGGCCCCTTCGTGGCTGCGGGTCACCGTTGACGGGAGTGTTAGCATGGAGGGAACGTTTCCGGCCGGCACGTCGAAGACGTTTCACGGCAAGACGGCGCTCGTGCGCATCGGGAATGCCGGCGGCGTAGAGATCTATATCGACGGTAAGGCCCGCGGAACGCTCGGGAAATCGGGGGACGTCGTTGAGCAAGCTTTCACCCTTTGA
- a CDS encoding polysaccharide deacetylase family protein: MLAFFAVVALIAGGWRFVEHKSNLVPSLVTPETNVHLEFSNDVVARLYRVTHELPEDRSHRPRLIALTFDDGPYPVYTPMLLDVLRDLRVPATFFLIGRDAETWPELTRRIEAEGNEVGNHTFTHPNLDQESDEQVREEILRGRDVLWDLTRDPSVRTLMRPPHGRYNERTLQVAQSLGYSVVLWTDDGGDWRSVTVDELERHLVEHATAPEIVLLHSGKLATIEALPFVVDRFRKAGYRFVTVGQMLKLVETSDLNHPLRKGV; the protein is encoded by the coding sequence ATGCTGGCATTTTTCGCGGTCGTCGCTCTGATTGCAGGCGGCTGGCGCTTCGTCGAGCACAAGAGCAATCTGGTGCCGTCGTTGGTCACGCCCGAGACCAACGTACACCTCGAGTTCTCGAACGACGTCGTCGCGCGACTCTATCGCGTCACGCACGAGCTTCCCGAAGATCGCTCGCACCGGCCGCGCTTGATCGCACTGACCTTTGACGACGGGCCGTATCCGGTCTACACGCCGATGCTGCTCGACGTGCTGCGCGACCTGCGTGTGCCGGCGACGTTCTTTTTGATCGGACGCGATGCGGAGACGTGGCCGGAGCTCACGCGACGCATCGAGGCCGAAGGTAACGAGGTCGGCAATCACACCTTTACGCATCCGAATTTGGATCAGGAATCGGACGAACAGGTTCGCGAGGAGATTCTAAGAGGGCGTGACGTACTGTGGGATCTCACGCGCGATCCGTCGGTGCGCACGCTGATGCGCCCGCCGCACGGACGTTACAACGAGCGGACGCTGCAGGTCGCGCAGAGCCTCGGCTATTCCGTCGTGCTCTGGACCGACGACGGCGGTGACTGGCGCAGCGTAACCGTCGACGAGTTGGAGCGCCACCTCGTCGAGCACGCGACCGCGCCGGAAATCGTGCTGCTCCACAGCGGGAAGCTTGCGACAATTGAAGCTTTGCCGTTCGTGGTGGACCGGTTCCGCAAGGCCGGCTACCGCTTCGTGACCGTCGGCCAGATGCTCAAGCTCGTTGAGACGAGCGATCTCAACCACCCATTGCGAAAGGGCGTTTAA
- a CDS encoding GNAT family N-acetyltransferase, translating into MDKWFPIRTARLLLREFRETDESDLHEYGGDLEVSRYVAWGPNTPKDTRHVLSNRIEKQRIWPRNEVELAIELSKEEKIIGSISLVIQCDDDRIASFGYVVNRRYWGQGYATEAAAALLSRAFQELGLHRVWATCDVRNVPSWRVMEKVGMKREAAFRRDVFQKGEWRDSL; encoded by the coding sequence ATGGACAAGTGGTTTCCTATCCGAACTGCGCGACTGCTGCTGCGTGAGTTTAGAGAGACTGATGAATCGGACTTGCATGAATATGGGGGCGATCTAGAGGTCTCCAGGTACGTGGCCTGGGGCCCCAACACACCGAAAGACACGCGCCACGTGCTAAGCAATCGTATTGAGAAACAGCGCATATGGCCGCGTAATGAGGTCGAGCTTGCGATCGAGCTATCCAAGGAGGAAAAAATAATCGGCAGCATCAGCCTTGTTATCCAGTGCGACGACGACCGTATAGCTTCTTTTGGGTATGTGGTAAATCGACGATATTGGGGGCAAGGTTATGCAACGGAAGCCGCCGCCGCACTTCTTAGCCGCGCGTTCCAGGAGCTAGGCCTTCACCGTGTTTGGGCAACCTGCGATGTTCGCAATGTGCCGTCCTGGCGGGTGATGGAGAAAGTCGGCATGAAGCGTGAGGCGGCCTTCCGACGTGATGTTTTCCAAAAGGGTGAGTGGCGCGATTCACTGTGA
- the rimO gene encoding 30S ribosomal protein S12 methylthiotransferase RimO: protein MRSVAFVSLGCAKNLVDTEVMIAKLAGAGWRLEPESERADTVVINTCAFIDPAKEESTEVILEHASRKRRDQHLIVAGCLAQRYGSQLQSLVPEIDGVVGTGAYSSIVELLDDVEAGRRPVRLDLIAEPEHDFLPRLVTTPRATAYLKIAEGCDHPCTFCIIPQLRGAFRSRSEESILAEARALVDGGAKELILIAQDTSMWARDRGERRGGLARLLERLHEVDALEWIRLLYLYPATVDRELIDAIANLPKVCKYMDMPLQHAHPEMLRAMRRPGNGERYLEIIDDFRSRVPGITMRSTFIVGFPGETEAHVEYLEGWIERARLDRVGFFEYSAEEGTPAAELSGRIGAAGRRRRLIRLREAQRLASEQTRGARCGTTVRVLVEEYLNGKRAWFGRSQGEAPGVDGGVYFTGNAKVGAFSDVRLEEHGPFDFYGRAASAERCAV from the coding sequence ATGCGAAGCGTCGCGTTCGTGAGTTTGGGCTGTGCGAAAAACCTGGTCGACACCGAGGTGATGATCGCGAAGCTCGCAGGCGCCGGCTGGCGCCTGGAGCCCGAGTCGGAGCGCGCGGACACGGTCGTGATCAATACCTGCGCGTTCATCGACCCGGCCAAAGAAGAATCCACCGAGGTTATCCTCGAGCACGCCTCGCGTAAGCGGCGCGACCAGCATCTGATCGTCGCCGGCTGCCTCGCGCAGCGCTACGGCTCGCAGCTGCAGAGTCTGGTTCCCGAGATCGACGGCGTCGTCGGCACGGGAGCGTACTCGAGCATCGTCGAGCTGCTCGATGACGTCGAGGCGGGGCGCCGGCCGGTACGCCTCGATTTGATCGCCGAGCCCGAGCACGACTTTCTGCCACGCCTGGTTACGACGCCGCGTGCCACCGCGTATCTGAAGATCGCCGAAGGCTGCGATCATCCGTGCACGTTTTGCATCATCCCACAGCTGCGCGGCGCGTTTCGCAGCCGAAGCGAAGAATCGATTCTCGCCGAAGCCCGCGCGCTGGTCGACGGCGGGGCAAAAGAGCTGATCCTGATCGCGCAGGACACCTCGATGTGGGCCCGCGATCGCGGAGAGCGCCGCGGCGGCCTCGCGCGTCTGCTCGAGCGGCTGCACGAAGTCGACGCGCTCGAGTGGATTCGCCTGCTCTATCTCTATCCGGCGACCGTCGATCGCGAGCTGATCGACGCGATCGCGAACCTGCCGAAGGTCTGCAAGTACATGGATATGCCGCTGCAGCACGCGCATCCCGAGATGCTGCGGGCGATGCGCCGCCCCGGCAACGGCGAACGCTATCTCGAAATCATCGACGACTTCCGCTCGCGCGTTCCGGGCATCACGATGCGCTCGACCTTCATCGTCGGCTTCCCCGGCGAGACCGAAGCGCACGTCGAGTATCTAGAGGGCTGGATCGAACGCGCGCGGCTCGATCGCGTCGGGTTTTTCGAGTACAGCGCCGAGGAGGGCACGCCGGCAGCCGAGCTTTCCGGACGAATCGGTGCCGCTGGGCGTCGCCGGCGCTTGATCCGCTTGCGTGAGGCGCAGCGGCTTGCCTCGGAGCAGACGCGCGGCGCGCGCTGCGGGACGACGGTTCGCGTGCTGGTCGAAGAGTATCTTAATGGAAAGCGAGCATGGTTCGGGCGCTCGCAAGGTGAAGCGCCGGGAGTCGATGGCGGTGTCTATTTCACAGGAAATGCTAAGGTTGGCGCGTTTTCTGACGTTAGGTTGGAAGAGCATGGACCCTTCGATTTCTACGGCCGGGCAGCATCCGCGGAGCGCTGCGCAGTTTGA